In the genome of Lathyrus oleraceus cultivar Zhongwan6 chromosome 4, CAAS_Psat_ZW6_1.0, whole genome shotgun sequence, the window ATAGTTTTAAAAGCACTTTGAGATTTTATTTTGAATAAAACtcaaataaaaaacataaaaaaatttCATTCCACTTACTCATGTGATTGATCAAAAAACACCATAATCAAGATCAACCCTAACCAATGGTTTATGCATGTTAAAAACGAATTTTTTCAAACTTTATTCCGAGAAGTGAAATCATGAAGCAAACTCGACAAATCGAAATTAAATCAAGGATCAAAGCGATAAGACAAGCAACAAAATAACCGGATATAGGTTCTCCCCCTAAATGAACTAGGGACATGCAACTACAATCTCCCCATTTTTATGCTTGGAAAGCTTTCACTTGGATATGGGTCGACTATGAGTAAAACATGAAAAACACTTATACTCCCCCTGAAACATTACACGCAAACCACTCACAGCATATAAATTCATAAAACTATTATATATAAATTACaacttctccccctttggaaaCATCTAAAAGAGATAGATTGGAATGTGTCTAAAACCAAGTAAAATCACCAACAAATAATTTCAATGAACATGTGAGCTAAACAGCTAAGAAGCATATACAATAACTAAGATCTCATATTGAACACGAAGATATACATTCACGAGCAACAAAATGCAAATAGACATGCAACACTAACATTCAACAGCTAACAATTAAGTGATCAAACGTGTATGTCAAGGTATACATTAATAATCATAAGTAATGCATGAACATGTATACAAATTCTCAAATGCATATATTTAGCAACACACATTTAAAATACTTaaatgaaaataagaaaaatcaaaGATATAAGCTAGAGATGAATGAGTAAGATAAGGAGGAAATAAGCAAACCAATGTATAACTCTAGAACAAAAATATAGAATGATATAAACCAGATACAAAAGGGTTATAGAGACATGCCATTGTAGATCGGTAAAAGTTACGGTTTGCTATAAAATAGTGTTAGTGAAGACAAAATTTATATAGCAAATGAAACTAAAAAAATTCCTCATTCTATTTAAGGCATGAAGAGTCTAAGACTCCCAAATCCCTACAAATCTTATGGAAGGAATCCGATGATAACGGTTTTGTAAAAATGTCAGCAAGATGACTTTTAGTGTCAACGTATTCAAAAATAACATCCATTTTCTCCATATGATATCTAAGGAACTGGTGCCAAATCTCAATGTGTTTGGTCCATGAATGAAGTACCATATTCTTATTAAGGCTCATTGCACTAGTATTAACGCACTTAGTTGGAACGCAATCAAGTTTTAAATCAGTCTAATAATTGTTTCTTTAGCCATAAGACTTGTGCACAACAACTACCAACGACTACATATTCAACCTCGGCGGTAGAAAGAGCAACGTTACGTTGCTTCTTACTATACAACCAAGTATTATCGCACTTAATCGGAATGCAACCAAGTTTAAATCATAGTCTGATAATTGTCTCTTTAGCCATAAGACTTGTGCACAACAACTATAAGTAGCTACATATTCAGCCTCAGCGGTAGAAAAAGCAACATTATGCTGCTTTTTACTATGCCAAGAAACTAAACAACTTCCAAATAAATTATTGATACCACTAGTACTTTTCCTATCTGACTTGCATCCCATGAAATCAGAACCAGAATAGCCTATTAATCTACAAGCACTACTTTTAGGATACCAAAGACTGTGATGGAAGGTTCCATTAAGATACCTCAAAATACGTTTCATGGTCTCAAAGTGGGAATCCTTAAGCGATGCTTGATATCTATAACAAATGCACATATTAAACATGATATATGGCTTACTTGTGGTTAAATAGAGTAAGAATCTAATTATACCTCTATACCCGGTTATGTCAAAATCTATTCCTTTTTCATCTTTGTCAATAAACATATTTGAAGTCATTGGTGTTGAGATACTCTTTAATCTTTCATGTCGAACTTCTTGAGAAGCTCTAAAAAATAGTTTGTTTGACTTATGAAGGTGCCTTCTTCAGCTTGCTTGATTTGAAATCCTAAGAAGTATGTTAGCTCTCCCATAAGGGACATCTCAAACTCTCCTTGAATCAAACTAGCAAATTCTCGACAAAGATATGTattagtagatccaaaaataatatcatctGCGTAAATTTTAACTAAGAGAATATGTTTTCCTTATGTGTTACAAACAAAGTGGTGTCGACTTTCCCATGATTGAATCCTTGTTTGATAAAAAAAATCCGAAGAAAATAAGTATTACTCTCTATTATATTTGACATTATGTGAACATCCTACTCTGTGATTAGTCTACTTTCTTCATCTTTGATTTACCTTATTACAAAAAGAAAATAAGTCATTCAACTTAGATTAAGAAGTTAATTGTCTCAAATATTTCGATGTGGCAAATGGAAACTCGTGTAAATTGATGTGTTTTTAAGGGTTAAATAGAAATATATCAAAATGAGAtttcactttttattttttattttttatgtttaaTAGGACTTTTGTTTTATATTATATAGGATATTTTTGTTGTATTCCTTTAAATAAAGTTAACATTACAATTTATGAAAATGTTATTCTTTTAAATTTGTTAAGATGAACTTGAACCTCTTTGGAGCTTGATCATCATCTTAAGTTACAAGTTACAATTCCATTATATGATCTACTATAGTGCTCAGAAAAATCATGGCAAATTCATTCACATACATAATTTATGTTTAACACTTAATAAAATTTGCATTCTAATTGATTTTTAAgatatttttcaattttatagCAGGTGTAATCGGTTATACTATttatggtaaccggttacacaaacgtaaaaattattttttaagaaTATTGTTTCAAACATTCTGTTTTTGGTGTAGTGTGGCATTTGAAACAAACGTTTTTGGTGCAATGTGGCATTTGAAACCAACGTAATAGCACTATAAAACGGCCATAATTCGCACCAGATACTCATAATGTAAAAATACCTTAGTTTTTGAAAATGTATCAGGTGTAATAAGTTACACCATTTATGGTAGCAGGTTACACATGCGAAAAAATCAATTTTTAGGCTTTGCTTCAGATGTAACCGGTTACGATAATGTGGTACTGGTTACCACTGAAGCAGTGACACTTTTTCATGAAAAAATCTGATTCAAACGTATTTTATTGTTATACCATTGAACATTGCATTGATTGATCATAATACACTCTTTCAAAATAGTGTGATACATATATAAATCATGCATGTTTCAGATTTTAAAATTACACATCTCTCATTGCAAATCATACTCATTACTCTCTCATTTTCAAATCAAGTGTCTCTACATACAAACTTTTGTTGAAACTTACTGCATACATTTTCTTTGCATTTCTGAAAGTTTCAACACTATAAATCCTTGAGCACTTGTATAACATATTATGAATTGCCTACTTGATAGAGAATATCAGTTCTAGTCATTGATATACATTGTtatcaaacttcaaactcttgtaaAAATTCAGATTATTATGGAataccttgttgtccaggattgttggaagcaagagagtgAATAGGAGGGGATTGTTCTCTTGTTTCATTTTGTTGAGATCATAAGGGGATTGTCCTTATTGATTGATTTAGGAACTTGTGTATAGTGGCTAGGATAGGCTTGTACAAAGTTATAAATAGATAGTAAAATATCTTATTGCATAAGGGGACTGAAGTATTCTAGGATTGTAAGGGGAAGAAGGATACATCTTTGTGTTctttatctttctgcactttacCGTTTTCTAACCATCACCAAACCAGAAAGTTAAAAGCATAATTCCAATAAATCAAAAATCAATCAAAGTGTCTAatttacccccccccccccccctctagGTGCAATCACtacttacaattggcatcagagcagtttataggtaacttgttcctagatATCCAAAATGACTTCCGCAAGTGCAAATCTTGTTTTCAGAAATGGTGGTAGTAGCAATAAACTTCCATTATTTTCTGGTGAAtatttctatttttggaaaattcGTATGAAGGCTCGTTTGGAAGCACAAGGAGAATAAATATGGGATGTTGTGGAGAATGGTCAATTTGTTTCTACAAGTGTTATCGACGGGGTTGGGACACCAAAGATTAAGAGCTCATGGGATTAAAATGATAAGAAAAAAGTCCTTTATAATAAGAAAGCAATCAACATACTTCAAAGTGCACTTAACATGGAAGAATTCTTTTGTGTCTCTCAATGTACAACGTCCAAGCAAATATGGGATACATTGGTAGAAACTCATGAAGGAACCATTGAAGTGAAGAGATCTAGATTGAACACTTTAAGTCAAGAGTACGAGATGTTCAGAATGCAGCCCGGAGAATCTATCATCGTGTTGCAAAAAATATTTGTACACTTAAAaaatcacttgattgctctcggtaATACTTTTACTAACGATGATTTTAATCTTAAAGTGTTTAGGTCTTTAACCAGGGAATGGCAACCAAAGGTAACAACAATATCAGAAAAGAAAAGTCTTTCTACCATGACGTCTGCATCCTTGTTCGGAAAACTTTAAGAGTGTGAACTTGAACTTGGAAGACTTGAAACACATGAGAATCAAGAAATGAAGCTAGAAGGTATTGCACTAAAAGTTAATTCACTGGATGAAGCAAAATATGATGTTCTAGAAGTAGATGAAAATTGCATGCGTCTTGTAAAGAAATTAGGAAATTACTTCGAAAACAACAACATATCAAACTCTccaaagaaaaagaaaattttcaacAAAAGGGAGACTTCCTCGTCAACACAGATTGCTACATGCTCTGAATATGGGAAACAATGACACATAAAGACATATTTCCCTAAACTATCAAAGAAAAGTAAACACAGAGATAGAAATGAATCAAAGTCCAGAAGAGCATATGTGGCATGTGACGAAAATGAGATAAGTACTTCATCAGAATCGAAAAGTGATGAATGGTCTAACCTTTCACTAATAGCAACACACGAATTCAACGATGAAGAAGAAAAGGCATGTCTTGAAACACCTTCTTGTGACGATAATTCTCAAAATGCTATAAATATTCTACTCGATGAATGTAAAACTCTGTAAAAAATAGTGTCAACTCAAACGAAACAAATTTTATCCCTTGAAGAAAAAGTTGACACCATGCAAAAAGCATTTGacatttaaaaacaaaattattttgaaaaagaaaaacaagatATTGTATGCAAAGAGTGTGAAACACTTTCCTTCCAAATTGTCCAATTaaaaagagttttagaaagatatgaaaaaaGACAAATTGGATTGAATGATATTCTTAGCCATCAAAGATACTCcaatgacaaaagtggacttggttactcTAAATTTCATAAACCAAGTTCTAGCAAAACTATCTTTGTTAAGGGTAGTGATCAACTAATACAAGAGAAAGTGAACAAAGTGCATCATGTGCATCATCATCCTAATAAGAGGAATATTCGAAAATAACTTATGTTCTTAGATATAAGAGTAATTTTGTTCCTACATGTTTTTATTATGGTATATTTGGTCACACACCTAATGCTTACTATGTAAGGAACTTTAATGTTGCAAGTGCGTATTATGTATGGGTTAAGAAAGGTATTAACTATGAAGGACCTAAATCATATTGGGTACCGAACAAAACttaatttgttttgtaggtttgcTTGAAGACCACTTCAAATCTTGGGTATCTTGATAATGGTTATTCTAAGCATATGTCGGGAAAAATCAATAAATTTTCAAATCTAGTGCTTAAAGCCAAGGGATATGTGACTTATagagacaacaacaaaggaaaAATTATTGGCATGGGCAAAGTTGGAGCACcatatttcacatccattgaagatgttCTTTATGTTGAAGGACTAAAGCGCAATCTTCTAAGtataagccaactttgtgacaaaggcttcaagatcaagttcaccaaggatggatgcttgattgaagatgaagtcaTTCATGAGATAAATTatgtgatgcttgtcaaaagggaAAAAAACTCACACCAACTCTCATATATCAATTAAGGTACATGATATCTTACATAATTTTTGAGTTAATTCACAATTTCATTTGTGAATTATTCCTTCTATTTTGATTCTTCATAATTAAGCATGTGGTGTGTGTTCACAAATGTTGtttctgtttttttttgtatGTACAACAACTTTCAATCTTTTTTCT includes:
- the LOC127135825 gene encoding secreted RxLR effector protein 161-like → MTSNMFIDKDEKGIDFDITGYQASLKDSHFETMKRILRYLNGTFHHSLWYPKSSACRLIGYSGSDFMGCKSDRKSTSGINNLFGSCLVSWHSKKQHNVAFSTAEAEYVATYSCCAQVLWLKRQLSDYDLNLVAFRLSAIILGCIVRSNVTLLFLPPRLNM